In Caulobacter soli, one genomic interval encodes:
- a CDS encoding glutathione S-transferase family protein has translation MSLKLYFAPGSSAFAPLIVLEELGVAYDVHRIDLAAGEQRQPAYLKVNPRGRVPTLAVDGEPVTEVLAILTYLAHAYPHSELLPLADPLKLAHAYEVMSWFASTVHVAFSQIARPERFADDDEVKAALATPGEARFHRTLADIERLAQGPGPWLLGESFSAVDAYALVIWRWAERRQIDTAAYPAWSAKAAGALARPSVKRALRQESLLAVA, from the coding sequence ATGTCCCTGAAGCTCTATTTCGCCCCCGGCTCCTCGGCCTTCGCGCCGCTGATCGTCCTGGAGGAACTGGGCGTCGCCTACGACGTCCACCGCATCGACCTGGCGGCCGGCGAGCAGCGCCAGCCGGCCTATCTGAAGGTCAACCCGCGCGGCCGAGTGCCGACCCTGGCCGTGGACGGCGAGCCGGTCACCGAGGTGCTGGCCATCCTCACCTACCTGGCCCACGCCTATCCGCACAGCGAGCTCTTGCCCCTGGCCGACCCGCTGAAGCTGGCCCACGCCTACGAGGTGATGAGCTGGTTCGCCAGCACGGTGCACGTGGCCTTCTCGCAGATCGCCCGACCCGAGCGCTTCGCCGACGACGACGAGGTCAAGGCCGCCCTGGCCACGCCCGGCGAGGCCCGCTTTCACCGCACCCTGGCCGACATCGAACGCCTGGCCCAAGGCCCCGGCCCCTGGCTGCTGGGCGAGAGCTTCAGCGCCGTCGACGCCTACGCCCTGGTGATCTGGCGTTGGGCCGAGCGCCGACAGATCGACACCGCCGCCTATCCCGCCTGGAGCGCCAAGGCCGCCGGGGCTCTCGCTCGCCCGTCCGTCAAGCGCGCCTTGCGCCAGGAAAGCCTGCTCGCCGTCGCTTAG
- a CDS encoding ABC transporter substrate-binding protein, translating into MQRRAFLGLGAAAGLVACGPKDARVTLVLGDQQRGQRLAADASKAFDGAPYKVEWANFATPTPLFEAASSGAVDTLVAIDNLVLLGAILGRPYKIVAAAASSSKGIGILVPAKSDIRSVAQLKGRKIIVSTAPGGTADAVLYAAIREAGLKDGDIKPGYMLQPDALAAFQNGQIEAWATNDPNLARAQAEGARLLRDGEGINNSVTFFAASDKALADPKKRLALRDAFGRIAKARAWTGANLDAYAAYYAAQTSMTPELARTTLARRGERPLSPITPQIIAAAQAVTNDYAARGIFPKRADVAAFFDPSVFG; encoded by the coding sequence ATGCAAAGACGAGCCTTCCTGGGCCTTGGCGCGGCGGCCGGCCTGGTCGCCTGCGGGCCCAAGGACGCCCGCGTGACCCTGGTGCTGGGCGACCAGCAGCGCGGCCAACGCCTGGCCGCCGACGCCTCCAAGGCTTTCGACGGCGCGCCCTACAAGGTCGAGTGGGCCAATTTCGCCACGCCCACGCCCCTGTTCGAGGCCGCCAGCTCTGGCGCGGTCGACACCCTGGTGGCGATCGACAACCTGGTGCTGCTGGGCGCGATCCTGGGTCGCCCCTACAAGATCGTCGCGGCCGCCGCCTCGTCCTCGAAAGGGATCGGCATCCTGGTCCCGGCCAAGTCGGACATCCGCTCGGTCGCCCAGCTCAAGGGCCGCAAGATCATCGTCTCCACCGCGCCCGGCGGCACCGCCGACGCGGTGCTCTACGCGGCGATCCGGGAAGCCGGACTGAAGGACGGCGACATCAAGCCAGGCTACATGCTGCAACCCGACGCGTTGGCCGCCTTCCAGAACGGCCAGATCGAGGCCTGGGCGACCAACGACCCCAACCTCGCCCGCGCCCAGGCCGAAGGCGCGCGCCTGTTGCGCGACGGCGAAGGGATCAACAACAGCGTCACGTTCTTCGCCGCTTCGGACAAGGCGCTGGCCGATCCCAAGAAGCGGCTGGCCCTGCGCGACGCGTTCGGCCGCATCGCCAAGGCCCGCGCCTGGACAGGCGCCAATCTCGACGCCTACGCGGCCTACTATGCGGCGCAAACCTCGATGACGCCCGAACTGGCCAGGACCACCCTGGCCCGGCGCGGCGAGCGTCCGTTGTCGCCGATCACGCCACAGATCATCGCCGCAGCCCAGGCCGTGACCAACGACTACGCTGCTCGGGGGATCTTTCCCAAGCGTGCCGACGTCGCCGCCTTCTTCGACCCGAGCGTCTTCGGCTAG
- a CDS encoding LysR substrate-binding domain-containing protein: MASFDLPPLGALRAFEAAARLASFKRAAAELLVTPTAISHQVRQLEEHLGGRLLDRSPRRVALTLQGQILYEAAASSFAEIDRAVGRLRRSNAGAILTLSATPAFLSQWLVPRLTELQTRFPKLELRLQASDQIVELRPGGVDLAIRYGKGPFPGAATTALCQDAFAPVCSPSLRLRTVEDLTRARLIHIDGRVAPRPSPDWRRWCDQVGVLDLDTETGLRFTDSLYAVQATVAGQGVAIVSLVIAADALANGLLVAPFSQTLSGETYSFACAPALSERPDVVALRDWFVEAMTPF; encoded by the coding sequence ATGGCAAGCTTTGATCTCCCGCCGCTGGGCGCCTTGCGCGCGTTCGAAGCGGCCGCCAGGCTGGCCAGCTTCAAGCGCGCCGCCGCTGAACTCCTGGTGACCCCCACGGCGATCAGCCATCAGGTGCGGCAGTTGGAAGAACATCTGGGCGGGCGGTTGCTCGATCGAAGTCCGCGCCGGGTCGCCCTCACCCTCCAGGGCCAAATCCTTTATGAGGCGGCCGCCTCGAGCTTCGCGGAGATCGATCGCGCCGTGGGCCGCCTACGGCGGTCCAACGCCGGCGCCATCCTGACGCTTTCGGCCACGCCGGCTTTCCTGAGCCAATGGCTGGTGCCGCGGCTAACCGAGCTGCAGACCCGGTTTCCAAAGTTGGAACTGCGTCTTCAAGCGTCCGATCAGATCGTCGAGCTTCGCCCCGGCGGCGTCGATCTGGCCATCCGCTATGGCAAAGGCCCCTTCCCCGGCGCGGCGACCACGGCGCTATGCCAAGACGCCTTCGCCCCGGTCTGCAGCCCGAGTTTGCGCCTGCGGACGGTCGAGGATCTGACGCGCGCTCGGCTCATCCATATCGACGGCCGGGTCGCGCCGCGCCCATCGCCGGACTGGCGGCGCTGGTGCGACCAAGTCGGCGTTTTGGACCTCGATACCGAAACGGGCCTGCGCTTCACCGACAGCCTCTACGCGGTCCAGGCGACGGTCGCGGGCCAAGGCGTCGCCATCGTCAGTTTGGTCATCGCCGCCGACGCCTTGGCCAACGGCCTTCTGGTCGCGCCGTTCAGCCAGACTCTGTCAGGCGAGACCTATTCCTTCGCCTGCGCTCCGGCCCTCAGCGAGCGGCCTGATGTCGTGGCGCTGCGCGACTGGTTTGTCGAGGCGATGACACCCTTCTGA
- a CDS encoding PhzF family phenazine biosynthesis protein — MTRLVAGLIDVFADAPLSGNPLAVVEGGEGLDDSLLRRIAGEFNQAETTFVLASDRADWRLRSFTANGSEVFGAGHNALGAWLWLAHHGRLGELVEARTFHQEIGVDVLPITLQAREGRIQGRMRQARLRLLEPLAAVDRLAAGLGLEPADILPFPPPRTADTGAPHLMVRVGDAAAVDRCAPLAAALLAVLVPAGAEGCYVYAFDEATPGAAYARFFNPTVGLWEDAATGTAAGPLTAYLGSSGLLGSDGTLVIEQGVKMGRRSLLSVRLGPDPELSGAGVVVLRGELVV; from the coding sequence ATGACCCGTCTTGTCGCCGGTCTTATCGATGTCTTCGCCGACGCTCCGTTGAGCGGCAATCCGCTGGCGGTCGTGGAAGGCGGCGAGGGGTTGGACGACAGTCTCCTGCGCCGCATCGCCGGTGAGTTCAACCAGGCCGAAACGACCTTTGTCCTGGCCAGCGACCGCGCCGACTGGAGGCTGCGCTCGTTCACCGCCAACGGCTCCGAAGTGTTCGGCGCGGGGCACAACGCGTTGGGGGCCTGGCTGTGGCTGGCCCATCATGGCCGGCTTGGCGAGTTGGTCGAAGCTAGGACGTTTCATCAGGAGATCGGCGTGGACGTGCTGCCGATCACCCTGCAGGCGCGAGAGGGCCGCATCCAAGGCCGCATGCGCCAGGCGCGGCTGCGCCTGCTGGAGCCGCTGGCCGCGGTTGACCGCCTCGCCGCGGGGCTGGGCCTTGAGCCCGCCGACATCTTGCCCTTTCCGCCGCCGCGGACGGCCGACACCGGCGCGCCGCACCTGATGGTGCGCGTGGGCGACGCGGCGGCGGTCGATCGCTGCGCGCCGCTCGCCGCGGCGCTTCTGGCGGTGTTGGTGCCGGCCGGCGCGGAGGGGTGCTACGTTTACGCCTTCGACGAGGCGACCCCCGGCGCGGCCTATGCCCGCTTCTTCAATCCGACCGTGGGGCTCTGGGAGGATGCGGCGACGGGGACGGCGGCAGGGCCGCTGACAGCCTATCTTGGATCCTCGGGCCTGCTGGGCTCGGACGGAACCCTGGTGATCGAGCAGGGCGTGAAAATGGGGCGCCGCAGCCTGCTGAGCGTACGGTTGGGGCCGGATCCGGAGCTGTCCGGCGCGGGCGTCGTCGTTCTTCGGGGCGAGCTCGTCGTCTAG
- a CDS encoding TonB-dependent receptor plug domain-containing protein — translation MSNQVTASAAERRAKTQRAVLMTSTILAALAVGAPVWAAEPATASADVDGASAVDAVIVTGLRGKPRTVADSPSPIDVIGGEQLSDTGKVTLKEALAVLLPSVNYGTVNGFAHNNVVRPVSMRGLGGGYTLVLVNGKRRHPTSLLMNSNLDTSGATPVDLDQIPTSAISRVEVLRDGAAAQYGSDAIAGVINLILKSAPGGQVSADLGQTFESDGENAHANADWGTTFKDTGFVHLAVEAKYQGRTDRNDPATGSFYYPLAGGAPDPREANPKRGDYNGNPVVRAVTAAINLQTPVSATTDFYTFATAGARSGNARQTKRRPNANTNILQLAPDGFIPLYKLKETDFEVTSGLKGKVGEWAWDLSSALGRNISHSSADTLNPSLGPASPTHFKLYDLTSTVWTTNLDLDRSYDVGLSSPLTVAIGAEHRLEKYKVEAGDAAAYANGGYLFTSGPLAGKPALIGVQGVNTVDASDAGQAKRTNLAAYVDLGINPTSAWYVGVAGRAEHYDDSTGDTVSGKLTTRYELTPALALRGTVSTGLRAPSLSQQLYGQRRYSTQTIAGVLYQFPTKVVRVDSPLAEALGAQPLKPEKARNYSAGLTFTPGHGFSATLDAYQIDIDDRIALTSTLSGPGVNVLLAAAGLPTDIYVQYFANAIDTRTRGVDLVSEYRASLGDLGELKLGLGFNWNKTKIQNIKANPPQLASLGSGLVLFDRVQQGTLTVGYPETKLIASAGWTKDAWTVDLRGTRYDKVTQVATVASDDRTFGAKWIADLSVTYAVTEKLALTVGADNLFDTYPDTVGIVSTNGGGKYGAFSPFGLTGGYYYTRVGYKF, via the coding sequence ATGTCGAACCAGGTGACGGCAAGCGCCGCCGAGCGTCGGGCGAAGACCCAGCGCGCAGTGTTGATGACCAGCACGATCCTGGCCGCCTTGGCGGTTGGCGCGCCGGTCTGGGCCGCCGAGCCCGCCACCGCGTCCGCCGATGTCGACGGCGCCTCGGCGGTCGACGCAGTGATCGTCACCGGCCTGCGCGGCAAGCCGCGCACCGTGGCCGACAGCCCCTCCCCCATCGACGTGATCGGCGGCGAACAGCTGTCGGACACCGGCAAGGTGACCCTGAAGGAAGCGCTGGCGGTGCTGCTGCCGTCGGTCAACTACGGCACGGTCAACGGCTTCGCGCACAACAACGTCGTGCGCCCCGTCAGCATGCGCGGCCTGGGCGGCGGCTACACCCTGGTGCTGGTCAACGGCAAACGTCGTCATCCGACCAGCCTGCTGATGAACTCCAACCTCGACACCAGTGGGGCCACGCCCGTGGACCTCGACCAGATCCCGACTTCGGCGATCAGCCGCGTGGAGGTGCTGCGCGACGGCGCCGCCGCCCAGTATGGCTCCGACGCCATCGCCGGCGTGATCAACCTCATCCTGAAATCCGCCCCCGGCGGGCAGGTCTCGGCCGATCTGGGCCAGACCTTCGAAAGCGACGGCGAGAACGCCCACGCCAACGCCGACTGGGGGACAACTTTCAAGGACACGGGCTTCGTTCATCTCGCGGTCGAGGCCAAGTACCAGGGGCGCACCGACCGCAACGACCCGGCCACCGGCAGCTTCTACTATCCCCTGGCCGGCGGCGCGCCCGACCCACGCGAAGCCAATCCCAAGCGCGGCGACTACAACGGCAACCCCGTGGTGCGCGCGGTGACGGCGGCGATCAACCTGCAGACTCCGGTCTCGGCCACCACCGACTTCTACACCTTCGCCACGGCCGGGGCCCGCAGCGGCAACGCCCGTCAGACCAAGCGCCGGCCCAACGCCAACACCAACATCCTGCAGCTGGCGCCCGACGGCTTCATCCCGCTCTACAAGCTCAAGGAAACCGACTTCGAGGTGACGTCGGGTCTGAAGGGCAAGGTCGGCGAATGGGCCTGGGACCTCAGCTCGGCGCTTGGGCGCAACATCAGCCATTCCAGCGCCGACACCCTCAACCCCTCGCTCGGCCCGGCCAGTCCCACCCACTTCAAGCTCTATGACCTGACCTCCACGGTCTGGACCACCAATCTTGATCTGGATCGCAGCTACGACGTGGGCCTCTCCAGCCCGTTGACCGTCGCGATCGGCGCCGAGCATCGACTGGAAAAGTACAAGGTCGAGGCCGGCGACGCCGCCGCCTACGCCAACGGCGGCTATCTGTTCACCTCGGGCCCGCTGGCCGGCAAGCCGGCGCTGATCGGGGTCCAGGGCGTCAACACCGTTGACGCCAGCGACGCGGGACAGGCCAAGCGCACCAACCTGGCCGCCTATGTCGATCTGGGGATCAACCCGACCTCCGCCTGGTACGTCGGTGTCGCCGGCCGCGCCGAGCATTATGACGACAGCACGGGCGACACCGTCAGCGGCAAGCTGACCACGCGCTACGAGCTCACCCCGGCCCTGGCCCTGCGCGGCACGGTCAGCACCGGATTGCGCGCGCCGTCGCTCAGCCAGCAGCTCTACGGACAGCGCCGCTATTCGACCCAGACCATCGCCGGGGTCCTCTACCAGTTCCCGACCAAGGTCGTGCGGGTCGACTCGCCGCTGGCCGAAGCGCTCGGCGCCCAGCCCCTGAAGCCTGAAAAGGCCCGCAACTACAGCGCCGGTCTGACCTTCACCCCGGGCCATGGCTTCTCGGCCACGCTGGACGCCTACCAGATCGACATCGACGACCGCATCGCCCTGACCAGCACGTTGAGCGGTCCGGGGGTCAATGTCCTGCTGGCGGCAGCCGGCCTGCCGACCGACATCTACGTCCAGTACTTCGCCAACGCCATCGACACCCGCACGCGCGGCGTCGACCTGGTCAGCGAGTATCGCGCCAGCCTGGGCGACCTCGGCGAACTGAAGCTGGGCCTGGGCTTCAACTGGAACAAGACCAAGATCCAGAACATCAAGGCCAACCCGCCGCAGCTGGCCTCGCTGGGATCGGGCCTGGTGCTGTTCGACCGCGTGCAGCAGGGCACGCTGACGGTCGGCTATCCCGAGACCAAGCTGATCGCCTCGGCCGGCTGGACCAAGGACGCCTGGACCGTGGACCTGCGCGGCACGCGCTACGACAAGGTCACCCAGGTCGCCACCGTGGCGAGCGACGATCGTACCTTCGGGGCCAAGTGGATCGCGGACCTGTCGGTCACCTACGCGGTCACCGAGAAGCTGGCCCTGACGGTCGGGGCCGACAACCTCTTCGACACCTATCCCGACACGGTCGGAATCGTCAGCACCAATGGCGGCGGCAAGTACGGGGCCTTCTCGCCGTTCGGCCTGACCGGCGGGTACTACTACACCCGCGTCGGCTACAAGTTCTGA
- a CDS encoding aliphatic sulfonate ABC transporter substrate-binding protein, which translates to MLTRRTAMTLAAAGALSACGPHGRAGKSARVRIGYQKNGVLLLAKSRGQFAAALPGVDIEWSEFVSGPPLLEALAAGAVDLGATGDAPPLFAQAAGAPLRYVAVQPLTGQSEAILVPKDSTLTGAEQLRGKLVAFTKGSSSHLLVVKALAKAGLSLADIQPIHLSPADASSAFATGSLDAWATWDPYLALAQRDQAARVLIDGSAVARSDAFLLASARLVEDAPAVLARVLDALRVEAAWGAAHRPDLIRIVSQANGLPPEIVAAGLRRGRLAVEPVTAEVVARQQASADIFAKLGEIPKTIKVADAAWTGWTPR; encoded by the coding sequence ATGCTGACACGTCGAACGGCGATGACCCTGGCCGCGGCCGGAGCCCTGAGCGCCTGCGGGCCTCACGGTCGGGCGGGCAAGAGCGCGCGCGTGCGGATCGGCTACCAGAAGAACGGCGTCCTGCTGCTGGCCAAGTCGCGTGGTCAGTTCGCCGCCGCCTTGCCCGGCGTCGACATCGAATGGTCCGAGTTCGTCTCGGGGCCGCCCTTGCTGGAGGCCCTGGCCGCCGGTGCGGTGGACCTGGGCGCGACGGGCGACGCTCCGCCGCTGTTCGCTCAGGCCGCCGGCGCGCCGCTGCGCTATGTGGCCGTCCAACCGCTGACCGGCCAGTCCGAGGCGATCCTGGTTCCCAAGGACTCGACCCTGACGGGGGCCGAGCAACTGCGCGGCAAGCTCGTGGCCTTCACCAAGGGTTCGTCCTCGCATCTGCTGGTGGTCAAGGCCCTGGCCAAGGCCGGCCTTTCCCTGGCCGACATCCAGCCGATCCATCTGAGTCCGGCCGACGCCTCGAGCGCGTTCGCCACCGGATCGCTCGACGCCTGGGCGACCTGGGATCCCTACCTGGCCCTGGCCCAGCGCGACCAGGCGGCCCGGGTGCTGATCGACGGCTCGGCGGTGGCGCGCAGCGACGCCTTCCTGTTGGCGTCGGCCCGTCTGGTCGAGGACGCGCCGGCGGTGTTGGCCCGTGTCCTGGACGCTTTGCGCGTCGAGGCCGCGTGGGGCGCGGCGCATCGCCCCGACTTGATCCGCATCGTCTCGCAGGCCAACGGCCTGCCGCCGGAGATTGTCGCGGCGGGTCTGCGGCGCGGAAGGCTGGCGGTCGAGCCGGTCACCGCCGAGGTCGTGGCCCGCCAGCAGGCCTCGGCCGACATCTTCGCGAAGCTCGGCGAGATCCCCAAAACCATCAAGGTGGCGGACGCGGCCTGGACCGGATGGACGCCCCGATGA
- a CDS encoding amidohydrolase family protein — MKAPCAAFALLVSLSASQAWAQERYDGPIIDTHAHVRFGEDDVVMPGQPVGAETILGLDAQAGVRVSGLIVVARAAQLAKTRSQNDAVIAAAAASQDRLFPIASVHPADGEAALAEIDRVAARGVKVIKLHPNTQNFDVGDPAVTAVVTRCSERGLVVLFDSYKPWDASEMGKFLLLAAANPKAKLILAHMGLAEFRETITFAKLRKLGVGESVYFDLSAIATTYANSPVGPELVWTIRQIGVNHFLFGSDWPVDTPAEAAQAVRDLGFTPQEQARIFHDNAAALLGLP, encoded by the coding sequence ATGAAAGCTCCCTGCGCCGCATTCGCGCTCCTTGTCTCGCTTTCAGCATCGCAGGCCTGGGCCCAGGAGCGCTATGACGGGCCGATCATCGACACCCATGCCCATGTTCGCTTTGGCGAGGATGACGTCGTCATGCCGGGCCAGCCCGTGGGCGCAGAGACGATCCTGGGCCTGGACGCGCAGGCCGGCGTCCGCGTCAGCGGCCTCATCGTCGTGGCCAGGGCAGCGCAACTGGCCAAGACCCGGTCGCAAAACGATGCGGTGATCGCCGCCGCCGCGGCCAGCCAGGACCGGCTCTTTCCCATCGCTTCGGTCCACCCCGCTGACGGAGAGGCCGCGCTTGCCGAAATCGATAGGGTCGCCGCGCGAGGGGTTAAGGTGATCAAGCTCCACCCCAACACTCAGAACTTCGATGTCGGCGATCCAGCGGTGACCGCTGTGGTCACTCGCTGCAGCGAGCGCGGCCTTGTCGTGCTTTTCGACTCCTATAAGCCTTGGGACGCCAGCGAGATGGGCAAGTTCCTGCTGCTGGCCGCGGCCAACCCGAAAGCCAAACTCATCCTGGCGCATATGGGTCTGGCGGAGTTTCGCGAGACCATCACCTTCGCCAAGCTTCGCAAGCTTGGCGTTGGCGAGAGCGTCTATTTCGATCTGTCCGCCATCGCCACGACCTACGCCAACTCTCCGGTGGGCCCCGAACTGGTTTGGACCATTCGACAGATCGGCGTGAACCACTTCCTGTTCGGCTCTGATTGGCCCGTCGACACGCCAGCCGAGGCCGCGCAGGCCGTCCGTGATCTTGGCTTCACGCCACAAGAACAGGCCCGGATCTTCCACGACAACGCCGCCGCTCTGCTGGGCTTGCCTTAG
- a CDS encoding CPBP family intramembrane glutamic endopeptidase produces the protein MDNRHARRSACAPLTASAEFARLRLSLIGLVLALGFPLLPLSRWEDEFRDVAHLVGYELIWWAVVAGLALHVAQVERRPLDSIGLRPLRPFDYVCALGAAAVMMAGLPLFYLVLFHPAGTQEGAAISNLASTPLWWRLASVVRAATAEELLFRGYGFERLKDFSGSATAALVTWAAFTIAHVGAWGWAHLVVAGFGGAVLTALYVWRRNLTANILAHLIVDGCAVLFV, from the coding sequence GTGGACAACAGGCATGCCAGGCGATCGGCTTGCGCGCCGCTGACGGCGAGCGCCGAATTTGCTCGACTTCGCCTTTCCCTGATCGGCCTCGTCTTGGCGCTGGGCTTTCCGCTTCTTCCCCTGTCGCGCTGGGAGGATGAGTTTCGCGACGTCGCGCACCTGGTGGGCTACGAACTCATTTGGTGGGCCGTGGTCGCAGGGCTGGCGCTCCATGTCGCGCAGGTCGAGCGCCGTCCGTTGGACTCAATCGGTCTGCGGCCTCTCCGACCTTTTGACTATGTCTGCGCCCTTGGCGCGGCGGCCGTGATGATGGCCGGTTTGCCGCTCTTCTATCTCGTCCTCTTCCATCCCGCCGGCACACAGGAAGGCGCGGCGATCTCCAATCTCGCCTCGACGCCGCTTTGGTGGCGCCTCGCCTCCGTCGTGCGCGCGGCGACGGCGGAGGAGCTCCTGTTTCGAGGCTATGGATTCGAGCGCCTAAAAGACTTCTCGGGAAGCGCCACAGCCGCCCTCGTGACATGGGCGGCGTTCACGATCGCCCATGTCGGCGCCTGGGGCTGGGCCCATCTTGTCGTCGCCGGATTCGGCGGCGCGGTGCTCACCGCGCTCTATGTCTGGCGCCGAAACCTTACGGCCAACATTCTGGCGCACCTGATCGTGGATGGGTGCGCCGTTCTCTTCGTCTAA
- the ssuD gene encoding FMNH2-dependent alkanesulfonate monooxygenase — protein MTQDPLRLFWFLPTAGDGPYLASQEGWRPAEIGYMQAIAQAADRLGFEGVLLPTGPSCLDGWTLASSLAPLTRDLKFLVALRPGVIAPAYAARQAAALDRVLGGRLLLNIVTGGNPAELAQDGVHLSHGERYAQTDEFLTIWRAVARGEPIDFKGAHYEMRSPGGLTFPSLQSPYPPLYFGGSSGAGVEVAAQHVDHYLTWGEPPEAVAEKFAQVRAAAAARGRTVRFGLRLHLIVRETEGQAWEAAERLISKVTDEAIEAARRRHARRSESEGQRRMNALHGFRRDALEIAPNLWAGVGLIREGAGTALVGDPQTVAARLREYQAVGVETVIASGYPHLEEAYKVSELLFPALGLDRKRESVGLVGRDFVKDLSVRAS, from the coding sequence ATGACCCAGGATCCTCTACGCCTCTTCTGGTTCCTGCCCACAGCGGGCGATGGACCCTATCTCGCCTCGCAGGAGGGCTGGCGACCGGCGGAGATCGGCTACATGCAGGCCATCGCCCAGGCCGCCGACCGCCTGGGTTTCGAGGGCGTTCTGCTGCCGACAGGCCCGTCATGCCTGGATGGCTGGACTCTGGCTTCGAGCCTGGCGCCGTTGACCCGCGACCTGAAGTTCCTGGTCGCCCTGCGGCCGGGCGTGATCGCGCCGGCCTATGCGGCGCGTCAGGCCGCGGCGCTGGACCGGGTGCTGGGCGGGCGGTTGCTGCTCAACATCGTCACCGGCGGCAATCCCGCCGAACTGGCTCAGGACGGGGTGCATCTGAGTCATGGCGAGCGCTACGCCCAGACCGACGAGTTCCTGACGATCTGGCGCGCGGTCGCGCGTGGGGAACCGATCGACTTCAAGGGCGCGCATTATGAGATGCGAAGCCCGGGCGGCCTGACCTTCCCGTCGCTGCAGTCGCCGTATCCGCCGCTCTATTTCGGCGGTTCCTCGGGGGCCGGCGTCGAGGTCGCCGCCCAGCACGTCGACCACTATCTGACCTGGGGCGAGCCCCCCGAGGCGGTGGCCGAGAAGTTCGCCCAGGTCCGCGCGGCCGCCGCGGCGCGGGGGCGCACGGTGCGCTTTGGTTTACGCCTCCACCTGATCGTCCGCGAGACGGAAGGCCAGGCCTGGGAGGCCGCCGAGCGGTTGATCAGCAAGGTCACCGACGAGGCCATCGAGGCCGCCCGCCGGCGTCACGCCAGGCGCTCGGAGTCCGAGGGCCAGCGCCGCATGAACGCGCTGCACGGCTTTCGGCGCGACGCCCTGGAGATCGCCCCCAATCTGTGGGCCGGCGTGGGCCTGATCCGCGAAGGGGCGGGCACGGCCCTGGTCGGTGATCCGCAAACCGTCGCCGCTCGCTTGCGCGAATACCAGGCGGTCGGCGTGGAGACGGTGATCGCTTCGGGTTATCCGCACCTGGAGGAGGCCTACAAGGTCTCCGAGCTGCTGTTTCCCGCTTTGGGCCTGGATCGCAAGCGCGAGTCGGTGGGGCTGGTCGGGCGGGATTTCGTCAAGGACCTCAGCGTGCGGGCCAGCTAG
- a CDS encoding SDR family NAD(P)-dependent oxidoreductase, translating into MINTTPLDVSAVQGSLLVVGVGAPQGLGAAIARRFGRGGFPVVIAGRNGPKLEESRSALEREGIAATSIVGDAANPDDAARFVATAQALAPLAIAVHNAGGNRPAPFLEVSAEHFEGHWREHALGGFHLSQAALPVLVARGGGSLIFTGASGSLRGKANFAPFAAAKAALRATSQSIAREFGPQGVHVGHVVIDGGIDGERLLSRRPQLKDERGPDGLLNIDAIAEAYWTLHHQHRSAWTLELDLRPWAETF; encoded by the coding sequence ATGATCAACACCACACCGCTGGACGTGTCGGCTGTTCAGGGCAGTCTCCTGGTGGTCGGCGTCGGCGCGCCCCAGGGGCTGGGCGCGGCCATCGCGCGCCGGTTCGGCCGCGGCGGCTTTCCGGTTGTCATCGCCGGCCGCAACGGCCCCAAGCTCGAGGAGAGCCGATCGGCCCTCGAACGCGAAGGGATCGCGGCGACCAGCATCGTTGGCGATGCGGCCAATCCCGATGACGCCGCGCGCTTCGTGGCGACGGCCCAGGCCCTGGCCCCGCTGGCCATCGCCGTTCACAACGCTGGCGGCAATCGACCAGCCCCCTTTCTGGAGGTCTCGGCCGAGCATTTCGAGGGACACTGGCGCGAGCACGCCCTGGGCGGCTTTCACCTGAGCCAGGCGGCCTTGCCCGTGCTGGTGGCGCGCGGCGGCGGCAGCCTGATCTTCACCGGGGCCAGCGGCAGCCTGCGCGGCAAGGCCAACTTCGCGCCGTTCGCGGCGGCCAAGGCGGCGTTGCGCGCGACCAGCCAGAGCATCGCGCGCGAGTTTGGCCCGCAAGGCGTTCACGTCGGCCACGTGGTGATCGACGGCGGCATCGACGGCGAGCGCCTGTTGTCCCGGCGGCCGCAGTTGAAGGACGAGCGAGGGCCGGACGGTCTGCTCAATATCGACGCCATTGCCGAGGCCTATTGGACGCTGCACCATCAACATCGCAGCGCCTGGACGCTGGAATTGGATCTTCGCCCCTGGGCCGAGACCTTCTAG